One window from the genome of Bacillus carboniphilus encodes:
- the treR gene encoding trehalose operon repressor translates to MKENKYTPIYRELVKEIQRGTYQEKTTLPSENELANLYNTSRETIRKALQLLAQNGYIQKIKGKGSVVLDVKKMSFPVSGLVSFKELQHSMGRETKTIVYDFGLIRPDAFLQNQLQVDSSEEVWKVVRAREIQGERIILDKDYLVRKHVPFLTKEICEQSIFAYIEDEIGLKISFAKKEIVVEECTEEDRSILDIEGFEHIVVVKNYIYLEDATLFQYTESRHRLDKFRFVDFARRAHH, encoded by the coding sequence ATGAAGGAAAATAAATATACCCCTATTTATAGAGAGCTAGTCAAAGAAATACAACGAGGGACTTATCAAGAAAAAACAACACTCCCTTCCGAAAATGAGCTAGCCAATTTATATAACACGTCTCGTGAAACTATTAGAAAAGCACTCCAGCTTCTAGCTCAAAATGGATATATTCAAAAGATAAAAGGAAAAGGCTCCGTAGTCTTAGATGTGAAAAAAATGAGCTTTCCTGTTTCAGGGTTAGTAAGCTTCAAAGAGCTTCAGCATTCAATGGGGCGAGAGACCAAAACAATTGTTTATGACTTCGGTTTAATTCGACCCGATGCATTTCTACAGAATCAACTGCAAGTCGATTCGAGTGAGGAAGTTTGGAAAGTTGTTCGTGCACGAGAAATCCAAGGTGAACGTATTATCCTGGACAAGGACTATTTGGTAAGGAAGCATGTCCCCTTTTTAACTAAAGAGATATGTGAACAGTCCATTTTTGCTTATATTGAGGACGAGATTGGGTTAAAAATTAGCTTTGCTAAAAAGGAAATCGTTGTGGAAGAATGCACAGAGGAAGACCGATCCATACTCGATATTGAGGGTTTTGAGCACATTGTGGTGGTGAAGAATTATATTTATTTAGAAGACGCTACCTTGTTTCAATATACGGAATCCCGACATCGATTGGACAAGTTCCG